The genomic stretch TCTAAACAGGAACTAAGCAGGTACCAGATCATCATGACAGCCTGTTCGCATGAACTTATTAGCCCGGTTTATCAACCAcgatataatatttttctctcataacaaaacAACAGCAATCCTGCTTATCAACCAAAAAACTATCAGTTGAATAGCTCCACAAAGTGCATTCTAGCTAATCATGCCGAAAGGTGAGGCAAATCAAATGCTTCAGAGAGCCAAGGCTCACAGAAATTTTCTACATTGCAAAAGAAAAATAGCCATCGAATGAGAAGGACCTAAAATCCATTTATGCACTTATGTCCTGTCAGGGCCGTCTCTATAATTTTAAGGGCCCATGTGCAAGCAAAAAGATAAGGGTCcatcaaatattttttttatatgtcaaatatataaaatatatagtacaactaaaaagaattaATTTGCACCATATGTTTAGTTTATAAAAGGTAATTATAgtacaataaataaataagtagaATATAATTAGAAATTTAGAACCCTATCACTGAATACTAATAACAAAATTGGTAAAGTCTCGATCAGCTATGCCCTTGTTCTTCCTGCTCCAATGTCTAGTAGTGACATCGTGTGGGGACGTGTGGTGTTAGCATGTCATGGAGCCACATCGTTGCATTGGACGATTGGGCAATAGGACGAGAAGACGATAAAGAGGAACATTGATCTGCTCAACTAATCGATCAAGCGAGAATATGAAGCAACACCAGCAATAGGTGGATGTGGATGACGTGTTGATTAATGGATTTTTTTAGATTAATTGATGGATTTTTATAGTGTGTGTATAAGCCTCCAAAAAATAGATAAATCTATATACTaagtattatatatattatatatatacttatagACCTCTTAGCGCGGTGGGCCCCCGGCCGTCGCACCGGCTGCCCACCCCCTAGAGACGGCCTTGTGTCATGTTTGGAATGGGCGATGAAAACATAGGAATAAGAAAGAAACATAAACAGAGAAGATAAAGAAAACATAGGAATAAGAAAGAAACATAGGAGCAACACAGGAAATTGAAAAATGGAGACATTTTACACAAATAGTGTTTGGAATGTACAAAtggaaaatatatattaaattgAAATAAATAATCAAAGGATCACTTGACATTGTCCCTTAAAAGTAAATCTTGAAATGATACAAACTATTAAGACTTAACGATTAAAATAAATATGAAGGCCTAGGGGAATTTTGGGTCGAGTAGTTCAGATAATTGGACTTGATATTTTCTTCAGTCGTCTAACTGTCGGTGCACGTTGCACCCCTAGGACAGAGGTTGCCAGACCCAACTATTGAGAGCCCAACATGGTGGCAGCACCACAGCAGTGAGAACAATGTGCGGCTTTGAGTGAGGGAAATTTGTTGTGGCAAGAGGTTGAGTACGGGTGGCTTGGTGGCAAGCAGGGTTCAAATCGTGAGGGTGTGCGGTGTTGCTTCTTGCTTCAGTTAGGATGCAGCAACTTAAGAGAGTGAATGCTAGGTTTTGAAGGTCAGGGGTGATGGCCGAGCTAAGCTGTTAACTTGGTGGACCTAGCATGTAATGCACTGGGCTCTCCTTTGCAGTTTGGGTAATTCAGGTATCGAGAGAATATTACTCAATTCTctcaaaaaaaagagaacaTTACTCAAACTTTTCAAACTAAACTTAGGTATTTAGAATTACTATCCGAATTATGTGATAGTGTATTTTAGGTCTATTCTGGGTTCATGGATCCGATATCGGGTATTTTGCCCAGCCTTGTGAAGGCCCTAGTACTTTGTATACCATCTTGCAAGTGAGACGAGAGACCGCTTCGTTGAAATTTGGCTGatactgatttattgtgagagagaaACATTGTTCTTTCACTTAAAAGTACTACCGAGATAGTTCAACCGAACTACTGAATGTCATTGTCCTTATCTATCCCTTTCATGAGGTTGCATTCCGTCGTCCATGCCTCTCAACAGCAACAAATCAAAAACCCAATCTCACCATCGTCCAACTCGTTAATGGTGTAGGCGGCAACAAATTGAAGGGAAGGGTAGGGGCGAAGGGCGCCAAGCCGGCCCTTTGATTATTAGTAATCAGATATATAATCAAATTTTCATCCAAACAAGATTAATTATACAACTTGTCTATCTTTAATCAACCATAATCCCATAATATAGGTGAGAATAGATTATGTGGAATTACGGGTGCTGAAAGAACAATTTGTCCTAGCTAGTTGTCTTACCAAATTGTAAAGGATAAGATAGTAATATCTCACTTTAATCAACCATAATCAATCACTATAATCCATTGACCCAAacattttgattattataatcgaCAATCCTAATTATCAAAATCCTATACATAATCCGGATTATAATAATTGAGTCatgatctaaacaggcccttagcttTTTTTGTTTATCTATAATTCGAGTCCAAAATCAGCTGGATTTGCTTTAAAGTGTGGCATGATTGTTAATCTTTTCTTTACTTTATTGATTCGGAGATTGAAGTTTGAATTAgttgtctttcttcttttttttcgtgTTCCTATGGGTTGAATCGTTATGGCTATATGTTCTTTTTAGAACTGTTGCTCTCCGGTGAGAAAGAAGAACAACAGAGCTCCGATTAGTGGGCTCACTTTTTGATTCCTGAGAGTACAGTTTTTTATACCAAACATGAAAACTTTCTCGCTCATTCATTCCAAACAGTGATATCAGCAAAATGGACGAATAAGGGTCCTCTGAAATTTCTATGAAAAAACTCTGTTCCAAACACAAGAAGAGGCAACAGAGCTCCGATTAGTgggcttttttcttttttttgattcCTATAAGAGTATTTTCTCCGTTCttaaaagagtgtcgttttaggttttcgtgCAAAAGTTTAactcaatttttaaaaaataagtgCAATATctttatctctaaataaatttattaaaaaactaaatttaaagatttttttaataacactaattatgtactataaatattaatattttcttactatatatttagttaaagttatttcttggGAAGTACAAACGACATTTATTCTgcgacagagggagtatatattttttttttgaagcaaCAGAGAATTTCTCGCCCATTCCTTGATTCCAAACTGGCATTGACGTCAGCAAAATTAAATGGACAAACAAGGGTCATCTGAAATTCGTATGGAAAACCTCTGTTCCAAGCGCAAGAAGAGCCAGTCGGATCTCTGGTAGTACTGGTGTCATGCCAACCGCCAACAGGAGGGCATCCATTATTGATTCATCGTTTCCTACTCGGCTACTTGGTATCGCCGATAGTCGGACATGTTTAAATTTCCCGTTGCAGGGTCGGAGTCCGACTTGAGAAGGCTGGAGCTGGATCCACAACGCGTTTTGGGTTCTCGCCTTCCCTTCCCGCCGTTTTATAAATGCCCCCGATCCCCTCTCCTCTAGCGCCCCACACCGATCCTTTCTCGTTTCTCCTCTCTGCCGCCACACCACGCCATCGCCACTCCAATAATCCCCagcgagccgccgccgccgcccgccggcaGGAGCAATAGAGCCACCGCCGACCATGGCCACGGAGCACGGCTTTCCTCCTGGCTACCGTTTCGTGCCCACTGACGAGGAGGTGGTCGAGTTCTGCCTGCTCCCTCGCATCCAGGACCAGCCCCTCCTGCCCAACGACATCATCGAGGACGATCCGCTGAGCGCGCCGCCGTGGGCTCTCCTCGAGAAGCACGGGCGGAGGCACCAGGCCTTCTTCTTCGCGGCGTGTCAGGCCATGAACGCCAAGGGCAACCGCCAGAAGCGGACCTGCGCAGGACAAGGGACCTGGCAAGGGCAGGGCAAGGGCAAGAGgaagcgccagcaggaagaaggcgaggaggaggtgaagaagaagctgcGCGTGCCCGTGCGCGGCAGCGCCGAGACGATGGAGATCGAGTGGGACAAGTACGCGCTCAACTTCCACGAGCACGGTGTCAAGGGCAGCACGGGGTGGGTCATGCACGAGTACTCCATCACCGCCCCGCCCGAGCTCGCGCGGTCGCCGGTGAGGGTGTACTGCATCCGCTTCAGCGGCCACGGCAGGAACGCCAAGAAGAACAGCAGGGATGCGCAGCATAGGGGCGACGACGAGTTCGAGGACGAGGAGGGGGGGCAAGTGGATGATGATGCAGATGCAGCAGGAGCAATGGCCACCGCTACCTGGAGTGCCGCGGAGGAAGACGCTGCCCTGCTCGTCCAAGAGTACCTCACTGCTTTCCCTGTGGCGGCGGTGGATGTTGTCAGCGCCAATCCTGCCGATGCGGCGGACGCAGGAGCAGGCTATGATCAGGACTTGCCCGAGTTGGTGGATGACGACAGTTTCGACTTCATGAACACTTTGCCTGACCTGGTGCCTCGTTTCGACTTCTCCCAATGAGCCGATGGTGCCGGACGACGCATGATCAAACACGCCGTAGATTGATTTATTAGCTCCTTAACTTGTTGTAGATTGACTGCTTGAGATGGCGAATTTAGTTATTTAACTTGCTGTAGCTCAAGATGGCGAATTGCTGTATGGGCTGATTTTGTGCGTTGGTGGATTCTTCGATTCCTAGGTACTAGGAACTGCCTTTTTTATGAAACAGAGTTTCTACCGCGTTGTTAGTAGTAATAGTTTGTAACCTTCTTGACTTGTCTTAACGACGAAATGATGTCTTATTTGTGATCACTGGCGAGTGTGGACGATTCAAAATCTGCTTATGTCTCTGCTATTGTTTTGTTTTAGTACTTCCAGTTCTACTTGTTGCAGAATTGAGAATTATGAAAGAACCATGATATATGTTGCAGAATTGAGAACTACTATGAAGTAGTAAACTCCTCGGTTGCATTACTAATCGGTTGGCCTCCGATGTTTAAGCATAACGGATTATCGGGCTTCAgcgtttttttttaatttagtaAATCGGGCTTCAGCGTTGTTCACTCCCAATTGCCACAGTTGACTAAACATCCAGCAGCGCAGACCATTCCAAAGTAAAACCAGCTTGATGACTGAGCACTCAAAGAGGCCAGGCTTCTTCCAGACCAGGTCTGAaccaaagtaaaaaaaaaaatgatCTATCAATCAGCGACTCCTGGCCCAAAGGGACCAGGCTTTTCCCAGGCCGAGCCGTATATTCATATATGTCTGCAATTGAATCGAATCACAGGCAGACATTCAACGTTGCAAGCACCCAAGCATGCCGCACATGATTTGCTTTGAAAAATGCCTAAAATCGATGCTCCAGCAAAACTACAGTTGACAATAACAAAATAAGTTGCTTTGCAATTAGTCCATTTACACAAGAGAAGCTTTGCCAAAAAGCTCCCGGGATTTAGAGTTCAAAATGACCAAAGTAGCGTGCTTGTTTTCTCTTTATAAATCTTGATATGGTAGAAACGTCGCCTTGAATGATTATCTGGCCATCTTCCATATAAATGGCGCCATCTGCATATTTCAGCTCCTCCAACCGATGAGTCACCCATAACGCGGCGACCTCCCCATCAGCAGCCACAGAGTTCCTCACTGCCTTTATCACGCCTATCTGCAGTTGCAGCAAACGGAGGTTAGAGTGCAGAACTTCACAACCAGCAAAATGACTACAAAAGTTTTACCAGAGCATTTGCCATAAAACGTTACAGTGCACGTTAGACAAAACTAATATAAGACGGCATGATGATAAGCTCCAACGAATGGGAAAGAAATTCACAGGATCATACAAATCAGAATATGAAGGAGATTCGTACCTGGTCATGTTCATCTAAGAATGTGGTCAGTTCATCCAGCAATAATACTTTGGATGCTTCAGCTAACGCCCCAGCAATTGCAACTCTCTGTTTCTGCCCACCACTCAGAGTTTGGATTGGCCTCTGTTTGAATGCAGGTTTATGAACATTACGAACACATTAGATTATGCTCCAAAAGCTGGATTTTAGCTGCCTACCTGAGAGTAGCTCAACATCCCAACAGCATCCAAAGATTTTGATACCCTTAACCTGACCTCATCTAATGGAAGTTTGAGCTTACCAAGACCAAATGCTACATCAGATTCCACTGTAGGCATCACAACCTGCATCCAAAGGACAGAACTGAGAAAACCACAGTTCTTCCATATAAAGACATGGTATAAAGACTCGAGCGCATGGACAGTCTGGGGCTGAAGTTCTTGGCTTGACGACCAGGTGGAAGCTTTCGTAATGCTAGAACTTGTTTGATTCCAATGTGTGCATTTGAGTTCTGAACATAAAGTAcgatttgccaaaaaaaaaagaggaagatCACAAGTTCATGGTTTAGTAGGCAGTGAGTTAGATTTGATTCAACATGACTCCTGTAAATGTGATGTCCCCAACAAAGAAGGCTACTAAGGAACACAGAACTAGATGCACAAGTGATGGCACCTTTTCTCTAGCATGGAACAAGAATATTATAATCAGATTGCATGACTCATCTTAAAACTAAGCTCCGAGTGCATTTAAGTGGATATTGTGCGAATTTGGAGTTGGAGCTCTAGCAGGATATGCATGGAAAAGCTTTTGTGACAAATTGTCCGTGTCTATGACATAGTTCACATATTGAGCCACATGATTAAATGTATAATTACAAGCATCAATTTATATGGTTTAACCAAAGACATCATTTACTCGTCCAATACAAAGTAAAATAGCCAATAGCT from Sorghum bicolor cultivar BTx623 chromosome 3, Sorghum_bicolor_NCBIv3, whole genome shotgun sequence encodes the following:
- the LOC8072128 gene encoding ABC transporter I family member 10, chloroplastic isoform X2, producing the protein MAHGLAGGVGPLRCCPSVSSSSTTVHHTLDAPPRRSLAMCASTFSPPAASAIEGRDVGLSVTTRRGRVLPVLKGCSLLVPPGQLWMLLGPNGCGKSTLLKVVMPTVESDVAFGLGKLKLPLDEVRLRVSKSLDAVGMLSYSQRPIQTLSGGQKQRVAIAGALAEASKVLLLDELTTFLDEHDQIGVIKAVRNSVAADGEVAALWVTHRLEELKYADGAIYMEDGQIIIQGDVSTISRFIKRKQARYFGHFEL
- the LOC8079264 gene encoding NAC domain-containing protein 83 — translated: MATEHGFPPGYRFVPTDEEVVEFCLLPRIQDQPLLPNDIIEDDPLSAPPWALLEKHGRRHQAFFFAACQAMNAKGNRQKRTCAGQGTWQGQGKGKRKRQQEEGEEEVKKKLRVPVRGSAETMEIEWDKYALNFHEHGVKGSTGWVMHEYSITAPPELARSPVRVYCIRFSGHGRNAKKNSRDAQHRGDDEFEDEEGGQVDDDADAAGAMATATWSAAEEDAALLVQEYLTAFPVAAVDVVSANPADAADAGAGYDQDLPELVDDDSFDFMNTLPDLVPRFDFSQ
- the LOC8072128 gene encoding ABC transporter I family member 10, chloroplastic isoform X1; its protein translation is MAHGLAGGVGPLRCCPSVSSSSTTVHHTLDAPPRRSLAMCASTFSPPAASAIEGRDVGLSVTTRRGRVLPVLKGCSLLVPPGQLWMLLGPNGCGKSTLLKVLAGFLNPSAGTVYVNRPCSYVFQNPDHQVVMPTVESDVAFGLGKLKLPLDEVRLRVSKSLDAVGMLSYSQRPIQTLSGGQKQRVAIAGALAEASKVLLLDELTTFLDEHDQIGVIKAVRNSVAADGEVAALWVTHRLEELKYADGAIYMEDGQIIIQGDVSTISRFIKRKQARYFGHFEL